A stretch of the Nerophis ophidion isolate RoL-2023_Sa linkage group LG27, RoL_Noph_v1.0, whole genome shotgun sequence genome encodes the following:
- the LOC133544510 gene encoding transmembrane protein 182-like produces the protein MEATVGVLERRSLTRNENLNVLLFFALFTATSGVLSTLFSCGTDYWLLGAAELGDVKGVPRDPQEVVRIFHEGLFLRCSFPASSPEYSLLDLWLLSPPYVKVCHAAFLFPFPARGPFWSGESPAEPYEHHSAIVFRTFWSIFLITGVATVVAGGLTVVCAAPLSNPKLYKAGGALLLCGGVSMLAVVLMYLMWVQVLDTLEDFALWQRVSGRPAFHLSVQHGPSFFLAPVASFFCLLSGPLFLVLAQSARPLEQHHQDKRPEAPTLETDL, from the exons ATGGAGGCGACCGTCGGTGTGTTGGAGAGACGCTCTCTGACACGGAATGAGAACTTAAATGTGCTTCTCTTCTTCGCTTTGTTCACCGCGACCTCGGGAGTTCTCTCCACACTGTTCTCCTGTGGGACTGACTACTGGCTGTTGGGGGCTGCTGAACTCGGTGACGTAAAAGGTGTCCCAAGAGATCCTCAG GAAGTTGTGAGGATCTTCCATGAGGGTCTTTTTTTGCGCTGCTCCTTTCCGGCATCATCCCCTGAATACTCACTTTTGGATCTGTGGCTCT TGAGTCCACCGTATGTAAAAGTCTGCCATGCCGCCTTCCTCTTTCCGTTCCCCGCCAGAGGACCATTTTGGTCAGGGGAGTCGCCTGCGGAACCCTACGAGCATCACAGCGCCATCG TTTTCAGAACCTTCTGGAGCATCTTCCTCATTACGGGCGTGGCCACCGTGGTCGCTGGTGGGCTAACCGTGGTCTGTGCCGCGCCGCTCTCCAACCCCAAGCTCTATAAAGCCGGTGGGGCCCTTCTGCTCTGTGGCG GTGTCAGCATGCTGGCCGTGGTTCTCATGTATCTGATGTGGGTCCAGGTTCTGGACACCCTGGAGGACTTTGCCCTTTGGCAGCGTGTAAGCGGCCGCCCGGCCTTCCACCTCAGCGTCCAGCACGGTCCGTCCTTCTTCCTGGCGCCGGTGGCCTCCTTCTTCTGCCTGCTCTCCGGCCCGCTCTTCCTCGTGCTGGCACAGAGCGCTCGCCCTTTAGAGCAGCACCACCAGGACAAAAGACCAGAAGCTCCGACGCTTGAAACTGACCTGTAA